A genomic region of Chionomys nivalis chromosome 12, mChiNiv1.1, whole genome shotgun sequence contains the following coding sequences:
- the LOC130885145 gene encoding olfactory receptor 10G2: MRRNRNTSLDTAVTDFILLGLAHPPNLRTFLFLVFFLIYVLTQLGNLLILLTVWADPKLHARPMYILLGVLSFLDMWLSSVIVPRLILNFTPASKVILFGGCVAQLYFFHFLGSTQCFLYTLMAYDRYLAICQPLRYPVLMNGKLCTILVAGAWVAGSIHGSIQASLTFRLPYCGPKQVDYFFCDIPAVLRLACADTTVNELVTFVDIGVVAASCFMLILLSYANIVHAILKIHTADGRRRAFSTCGSHLTVVTVYYVPCIFIYLRAGSKSPLDGAVAVFYTVITPLLNPLIYTLRNQDVKSALKRLRAGRRNVGGEK; encoded by the coding sequence atgagaagaaacagaaacacatcgCTAGACACTGCGGTGACAGATTTCATTCTCCTCGGCTTGGCTCACCCCCCAAACCTGAGAACCTTCCTCTTCCTGGTCTTCTTCCTCATTTATGTCCTGACACAGTTGGGAAACCTGCTCATTCTGCTCACTGTGTGGGCTGACCCCAAGCTGCATGCCCGTCCTATGTACATTCTTCTAGGTGTGCTCTCATTCCTGGACATGTGGCTCTCCTCGGTCATCGTTCCTCggcttattttaaatttcactcCTGCCAGCAAGGTTATCCTATTTGGTGGTTGTGTAGCTCAACTGTATTTTTTCCACTTCCTAGGCAGTACTCAGTGCTTCCTCTACACTTTGATGGCCTATGACAGGTACCTGGCAATATGCCAACCTCTTCGCTACCCTGTGCTCATGAATGGAAAGTTATGCACCATCTTAGTGGCTGGAGCTTGGGTAGCTGGCTCCATCCACGGGTCTATTCAAGCCAGCCTGACCTTCCGGTTGCCCTACTGCGGACCAAAGCAAGTGGATTATTTCTTTTGTGACATTCCTGCAGTACTGAGACTGGCCTGTGCTGACACAACAGTCAATGAACTTGTGACCTTTGTGGACATTGGGGTAGTGGCCGCCAGCTGCTTCATGCTGATCCTGCTGTCCTACGCCAACATAGTTCATGCCATCCTGAAGATACACACTGCTGATGGGAGGCGCCGTGCCTTCTCCACGTGTGGCTCCCATCTCACCGTGGTCACGGTCTACTATGTCCCCTGCATCTTCATCTACCTTCGGGCAGGCTCCAAGAGCCCCTTGGATGGAGCCGTTGCTGTGTTCTACACTGTTATCACTCCATTACTGAACCCCCTCATCTACACTCTGAGAAACCAGGACGTGAAGTCTGCTCTGAAGAGGCTAAGAGCAGGAAGAAGGAATGTGGGTGGAGAGAAGTAG